The sequence GCTGCGGCAGATCCGGCAGCGCCACCCGCAACTGCCGGTCATCGTCATGACCGCCCATTCCGATCTCGACAGCGCCGTCGCCGCCCTCCACGGCGGGGCCTTCGAATACCTGCCCAAGCCTTTCGACCTCGACGAGATGGTGCAGGTGGTCCGGCGCGCCTGTCAGGAACCCGGCCTCGGAGAAACCTCCCCACCGCCGGAGGCCGACGCCCCGGAAATCATCGGCGCCGCGCCCGCGATGCAGGCCGTCTTCCGCGCAATCGGCCGGCTGGCGCGCTCGCCGGTCACCGTACTGATCACCGGCGAATCCGGCACCGGCAAGGAGCTGGTGGCGCGGGCGCTGCACCGTCACAGTCCCCGCGCCGGCGGACCGTTCATCGCCCTCAACATGGCGGCCATCCCCAAGGATCTGCTGGAATCGGAACTGTTCGGCCATGAGAAGGGCGCCTTCACCGGCGCCGACCAGCGCCGCAGCGGCCGCTTCGAACAGGCCCACGGCGGCACCCTGTTCCTCGACGAAATCGGCGACATGCCCGCCGAGCTGCAGACCCGCCTGCTGCGCGTCCTGGCCGAAGGGGAATTCTATCCTCTCGGGGCCCACACCCCCCGCAAGGTGGACGTGCGCATCATCGCCGCCACCCATCAGAATCTGGAGACCCTGGTCGCCGAGGGACGCTTCCGCGAAGACCTTTACCACCGCCTCAACGTCATCCGCATCCCCCTGCCGCCCCTGCGGCAGCGCCGCGAGGACATCCCCGCCCTGCTGCACCATTTCCTCAAGCGCGCGGCCACGGAACTGCAGACCGAACCCAAAACCCTGCGCCCGGACGTGGAAACCTTCCTGAGCCGGCTGGACTGGCCCGGCAACGTGCGTCAGCTGGAAAACCTGTGCCGCTGGCTGACCGTGATGGCGCCGGGCAACGTAGTCCACATGGAGGACCTGCCGCCGGAACTGCGCCGGCCCGCAGAACCCGCCGCCGAAACTGCGCCCACCACCGACCGCTGGACCGAGGCATTGGCCTGCTGGACCGAGCAGGCGCTGGCCGAGGGGCACCCCAACATCGCCAAGGAAGCGATCGCCGAAGCGGAACGCATCCTCATCCGCACCGCCCTGCACCATACCCGCGGGCGCCGCCAGGACGCCGCCCGGCTCCTCGGCTACGGCCGCAACACCCTGACCCGGAAAATCAACGAACTGGGGCTGGACGAAACAAGCGATGCCTGAATGGGTGCATCCGTCCGCCACGACTGCACCCATATGAGGCACGGAAGATCTCCCGCCCGCACAGACACCAGCCAAACAACATGGCACATATTTTGCTCAGACTATGCTTGGCAGCTAATTACCCAGAGAGAACGAGCAATGCAGCGCAAAAAACTGGTCATCATCGGCAACGGCATGGTCGGCCACCATTTTGTCGAAACCCTGGTGCAAAGCCCTGCCGCTCAGAGCTTCGACATCACCGTCTTCGGTGAGGAACCTCGTCCAGCCTATGATCGCGTCCATTTGACTTCCTGGTTCGAAACCCGCAACCCGGAGGCGCTCAGCTTGGCGTCCCTGGATTTCTACCGGACGCACGGTATCGACCTCCACCTGGGCGACAAGGCGATCAGCATCGACCGCACCCACAAGATCGTGCGCTCGGAGAAGGGCATCGAGGTAGCCTACGATATTCTGGTGTTGGCCACCGGTTCCTACCCCTTCGTGCCGCCGATCCCGGGCCACAACCAGGAATACTGTTTCGTCTACCGCACCATCGAGGACCTGGAGGCCATTACCCAAGCGGCCGGGGAAAGTCGGATCGGTACTGTGGTCGGGGGTGGCCTGCTGGGGCTGGAGGCCGCCAAAGCGCTACAAGACCTTGGGTTGGAAACCCATGTGGTGGAATTCGCTCCCCGCCTGATGGCGGTGCAGCTGGACGAGGACGGCGGCGCCATGCTACAGCGCAAGATCGAGGCTCTGGGAGTCGGGATCCATACCGGCAAGAACACCCGCAACATCACTCCCGGTAAATTCCAACGCCTGAAGATGGAATTCACCGACGGCGACGCCCTGGAAACCGACCTGATCGTGTTCTCCGCCGGCATCCGCCCCCGCGACGAACTGGCGCGCCAGACCGGCCTGGAGGTAGGGGACCGGGGCGGCATCGTCATCGACGATCAGTGCCGCACCTCCGATCCCGACATTTTCGCCATCGGCGAATGCGCCCTGTGGCACGGGCAGATCTTCGGCCTGGTCGCCCCCGGTTACCAGATGGCCCGGGTGGTGGCGGACCTGCTGAGTGGCAGGGAAGCGGCCTTTACCGGCGCGGACCTCTCCACCAAGCTCAAGCTCATGGGCGTCGAGGTGGGCACCATCGGCGACTCCCATGGCCGTACGCCGGGAGCCCACAGCTATGTGTACAAGAACGAAGCCGATGAAGTTTACAAGCGCCTGATCGTCAGTCAGGACAACCACAAGTTGCTGGGGGCAGTGCTGGTGGGCGATTCCAGCACCTACGACACCCTGCTGCAGTACTACCAGAACGGCATCGACCTGCCCCAGCCGCCCGACGCCCTGATCCTGCCGAACACCGAAGCGGCACCCACCGGTCTCGGCCCTGACGCCCTGCCGGAAAGCGCCACCCTCTGTTCCTGTCACAACGTGACCAAGGGCCAGGTCGTGGAACTGATCGACCAGGGGGTGGCGGCCCTGGCCGACATCAAAGCCGAGACCAAGGCTTCCACCGGCTGCGGCGGCTGTGCCGGTCTGCTCAAGTCGGTGGTGGATGCGGAACTGGCCAGGCGCGGCATCGAGGTCAACAAGGATCTCTGCGAGCATTTCCCTTACAGCCGTCAGGAGCTGTACCACATCATCCGCGTCGAGCAGATCCGCACCTTCGACGAACTGCTGGAAAAGCACGGCAAAGGACTGGGCTGCGACATCTGCAAGCCGGCGGTGGCCTCGATCCTGGCCTCCTACTGGAACGATTACGTCCTTTCGGACAAATACTTCAAACTCCAGGACACCAACGACTACCGCCTTGCCAACCTGCAGAAGGATGGTACCTATTCGGTGGTGCCACGTATTCCCGGCGGCGAAATCACCCCGGAGAAGCTCATCGTTCTCGGCGAGGTGGCCCGAAAATACAAGCTCTATACCAAGATCACCGGCGGCCAGCGCATCGACCTGTTCGGCGCCCGCCTGGAGCAGCTGCCCCACATCTGGCAGGAGCTGATCGATGCCGGCTTCGAGAGCGGCCACGCCTACGCCAAGGCGGTGCGCACGGTCAAGTCCTGCGTCGGTTCCACCTGGTGCCGCTACGGGGTC comes from Methylomarinovum tepidoasis and encodes:
- the ntrC gene encoding nitrogen regulation protein NR(I); the protein is MSREIWIIDDDQSIRWVLEKALSKAGFRVCLFAEASEPERLLRHTRPDVLLTDIRMPGTDGLTLLRQIRQRHPQLPVIVMTAHSDLDSAVAALHGGAFEYLPKPFDLDEMVQVVRRACQEPGLGETSPPPEADAPEIIGAAPAMQAVFRAIGRLARSPVTVLITGESGTGKELVARALHRHSPRAGGPFIALNMAAIPKDLLESELFGHEKGAFTGADQRRSGRFEQAHGGTLFLDEIGDMPAELQTRLLRVLAEGEFYPLGAHTPRKVDVRIIAATHQNLETLVAEGRFREDLYHRLNVIRIPLPPLRQRREDIPALLHHFLKRAATELQTEPKTLRPDVETFLSRLDWPGNVRQLENLCRWLTVMAPGNVVHMEDLPPELRRPAEPAAETAPTTDRWTEALACWTEQALAEGHPNIAKEAIAEAERILIRTALHHTRGRRQDAARLLGYGRNTLTRKINELGLDETSDA
- the nirB gene encoding nitrite reductase large subunit NirB, which produces MQRKKLVIIGNGMVGHHFVETLVQSPAAQSFDITVFGEEPRPAYDRVHLTSWFETRNPEALSLASLDFYRTHGIDLHLGDKAISIDRTHKIVRSEKGIEVAYDILVLATGSYPFVPPIPGHNQEYCFVYRTIEDLEAITQAAGESRIGTVVGGGLLGLEAAKALQDLGLETHVVEFAPRLMAVQLDEDGGAMLQRKIEALGVGIHTGKNTRNITPGKFQRLKMEFTDGDALETDLIVFSAGIRPRDELARQTGLEVGDRGGIVIDDQCRTSDPDIFAIGECALWHGQIFGLVAPGYQMARVVADLLSGREAAFTGADLSTKLKLMGVEVGTIGDSHGRTPGAHSYVYKNEADEVYKRLIVSQDNHKLLGAVLVGDSSTYDTLLQYYQNGIDLPQPPDALILPNTEAAPTGLGPDALPESATLCSCHNVTKGQVVELIDQGVAALADIKAETKASTGCGGCAGLLKSVVDAELARRGIEVNKDLCEHFPYSRQELYHIIRVEQIRTFDELLEKHGKGLGCDICKPAVASILASYWNDYVLSDKYFKLQDTNDYRLANLQKDGTYSVVPRIPGGEITPEKLIVLGEVARKYKLYTKITGGQRIDLFGARLEQLPHIWQELIDAGFESGHAYAKAVRTVKSCVGSTWCRYGVQDSVGMAIFLENRYKGIRAPHKIKMAVSGCTRECAEAQCKDIGVIATEKGWNLYLCGNGGMKPRHADLFATDLDDETLVRIIDRFLAFYIRTADRLQRTAAWMENLEGGLDYLRAVIVDNKLGICAELERQIQHLVETYECEWKKTLENEEILKKRFRFFVNAEGSDDNVVFIEERGQIRPATLEEKRRIKGIPIELEKAS